From Corallococcus soli, a single genomic window includes:
- a CDS encoding serine/threonine-protein kinase, with amino-acid sequence MTWARRSGALEDDLIDFHRGERIGKYEVLTQLTVGGMAELFLGYTSGPGGFRKYVVIKRILPDARSNEQFVRMFLDEARITAAFNHPNIAQVFDLGEEDDGLYLAMEFIGGQNLNQVTSACLKKRQPVPLGFTLSVARDVCLALHYAHTFTSPGGQPSPVIHRDVAQKNIMVTYDGTVKLLDFGIAKAKNSLERTHVGTVKGTTGYMSPEQVRGDPLDGRSDLFSVGVVLHELVTGERLFAGKTERDEMVKILEDPIPWPSVLLPHISEDISRVVMRALERNVDRRYASGRDMARAIEKAAGTKLMDAEQRAALMKSLFAERMAATRSLLESADVTTSSQVIVSAKRALQKDDGPYLPERKADALSIVEARKKAEVARLRAEEPSSVDTAPPVKRSKLSAVWAVLVLGLIMGGAYGAFRVTKLLEEGGPPPPVDVGPMVAIPIRPPPPDAGVVADVDDRDRDKDRDKVVTRDRDDARGGRGKRARGEVTLFLDEPAEVFLNNKSLGKTPLLKRALPAGANELILVGTDNKRRVLAVPVEAGKTVRLNLKLQELPGR; translated from the coding sequence ATGACGTGGGCGCGCCGGTCCGGGGCGCTGGAGGATGACCTCATCGACTTCCATCGGGGCGAGCGCATCGGGAAGTACGAGGTGCTCACGCAGCTGACCGTGGGCGGCATGGCGGAGCTGTTCCTGGGCTACACGTCCGGCCCGGGCGGCTTCCGCAAGTACGTGGTCATCAAACGCATCCTCCCGGACGCGCGCTCGAACGAGCAGTTCGTCCGCATGTTCCTGGACGAGGCGCGCATCACCGCAGCCTTCAACCACCCGAACATCGCGCAGGTGTTCGACCTGGGGGAGGAGGACGACGGGCTCTACCTGGCCATGGAGTTCATCGGCGGGCAGAACCTGAACCAGGTCACGAGCGCGTGCCTGAAGAAGCGCCAGCCGGTGCCGCTGGGCTTCACGCTGTCGGTGGCGCGCGACGTCTGCCTCGCGCTGCACTACGCGCACACCTTCACGTCGCCCGGCGGCCAGCCCAGCCCCGTCATCCATCGCGACGTGGCGCAGAAGAACATCATGGTGACGTACGACGGCACCGTGAAGCTGCTCGACTTCGGCATCGCCAAGGCGAAGAACAGCCTGGAGCGCACCCACGTGGGCACGGTGAAGGGCACCACCGGCTACATGTCCCCGGAGCAGGTGCGCGGCGATCCGCTGGATGGCAGGAGCGACCTGTTCTCCGTGGGCGTGGTGCTGCACGAGCTCGTCACCGGCGAGCGGCTGTTCGCCGGCAAGACGGAACGCGATGAGATGGTGAAGATCCTCGAGGACCCCATCCCGTGGCCCTCCGTGCTCCTGCCGCACATCTCCGAGGACATCTCCCGCGTGGTGATGCGCGCCCTGGAGCGCAACGTGGACCGCCGCTACGCGTCCGGCCGGGACATGGCGCGCGCCATCGAGAAGGCCGCCGGCACGAAGCTGATGGACGCCGAGCAGCGCGCGGCCCTGATGAAGAGCCTCTTCGCGGAGCGCATGGCGGCCACGCGCTCGCTGCTGGAGAGCGCGGACGTGACGACGAGCAGCCAGGTGATTGTTTCGGCGAAGCGGGCGCTCCAGAAGGACGACGGCCCCTACCTGCCGGAGCGCAAGGCGGACGCGCTGAGCATCGTGGAGGCGCGCAAGAAGGCGGAGGTCGCGCGGCTGCGGGCGGAGGAGCCGTCCAGCGTCGACACCGCGCCCCCGGTGAAGCGCTCGAAGCTGAGCGCCGTGTGGGCCGTGCTGGTGCTGGGGTTGATCATGGGCGGGGCCTACGGCGCCTTCCGCGTCACGAAGCTGCTGGAGGAGGGTGGCCCTCCCCCGCCCGTCGACGTGGGCCCCATGGTGGCCATCCCCATCCGGCCCCCTCCGCCGGACGCGGGCGTGGTGGCGGACGTGGACGACAGGGACAGGGACAAGGACCGGGACAAGGTCGTCACCCGGGACCGGGACGATGCCCGCGGTGGCCGGGGCAAGCGCGCCCGCGGCGAGGTGACGCTCTTCCTGGACGAGCCCGCGGAGGTGTTCCTCAACAACAAGTCCCTGGGGAAGACGCCCCTGCTGAAGCGCGCGCTGCCCGCGGGGGCGAACGAGTTGATCCTCGTGGGCACGGACAACAAGCGCCGCGTGCTCGCCGTGCCGGTGGAGGCGGGCAAGACGGTGCGCCTGAACCTCAAGCTGCAGGAGCTGCCCGGACGCTGA